The DNA sequence ACGCAGATCACGTCGGGCTTCAGGGCCAGCAGGTCCGGGAGCAGCTCGTCGAACAGCTCGATCTTGTGGACCTTCTCGGCGAAGTCGCCGTCCTCGCCGGTCGAGTCGGTCTTCTTGACGTGCCAGTAGAAGAAGTCGTACTTGGCCCAGTTCTCGGTCAGGGCGGCGACCTTGCCCTCCAGCGCGTCCTCCTCGCCCTCGACAGGCAGGATGTCCATGCCGACGAGGCTGGCGAGGCCCCGGTACATCGGGTAGGAGGCGATGCACGCCGCGCGCAGGCCGTAGATGTTGGCGAAACTGGGGAAGTGCGGCACGTCGCTGTAGCCCCGGAAAAGGACCCCGTTGACCTGCGGCTCGCCTTGCAAGACCGCCTCGGCACGCTGGACAAAGGCGTTCACGAGGTCGGCGGTGGGGGCGCTCGTCGTGTCCGCGGCGACGGCGAGCATGGGCTGGACGCCCGTCACCTGGGGGTCCACGTCGCTGATGTTCGCGCCGAGCCCCTGCCCCGCCTCGTCGAGCCCGCGCGAGCGGAAGACGACCACGAAGCGGTGCTCGCTCTCGGTGTAGACCTCGACCGGGGTGCCGTTGATCTCGGGGATGGCCTCGCGGAGTTTTGCCACGATCTCGGCGTTCTTCTCGTTGGAGGGGCGCCCGGCGCGGCGGTCCTCGATCACCCGGTTGGCGCCCAGCGTGGCGAAGTTGCCGCGCACGGCCACGTCCCCGGCATTCAGCCTCACGCCGATGCCGACCGCCGAGAGCGCCCCGCGCCCCACCACGTACTTCAGGGGATCGTACCCGAAGAGGCTGAGATGCCCCGGGCCGCTCCCCGGCGTGATGCCCGCGCCCACGAGTTCGACGAGCCCGAGCTGCGCCTGCGCCGCCAGCGCGTCGAGGTTGGGCGTCCGCGCGGAGGCGAGTTCGCTCTCGCCGTTCACCGTGAGGGGCAGCCCGCCCACCCCGTCGAGCACGACCATCAGGATCTTGCTGTCGGTCTTCTTGGCGAGGGGACGGATCGTGTCGATCAGGTCGCTCATGGCGTCCAGTCTACGCCCGGGTCCGCGCACGCCCCCCAAAAAACAGCCGGTCCCCCGTCCTGAACGACAGGGGAGGCCGGCGCAGGCGCAGAGAATAAGGCTTTCAGCCCTGCTTGAGCTGTTCGTCGGTCTCGAGGAGGTCCACGCCCTCTCGGTGGGCCTCGGCCTCGGCCTGCGCCTCGGACATGGCAGGCTTGCGGGTGGCGAGGAAGGTGCCGATCACCGCGATGGCGGCCATCACCGTCCAGAAGAGGGTCTGCGGCAGGTGGAAGGTGGGTACCGCCGGGAAGACCTCGTGGGCGGCCTCCAGCGTCTCGATGCCGAGCTTGACGGCGATCCAGCCCACCAGCGCGTAGGCCACGTTGTCCATCGCCGGGTAGCGGTTGAGCACCTTGAGGAAGATCGTCGCCGCGAAGCGCATCAGGATCAGGCCGATGATGCCGCCGATCACCACGATGGTCAGGCCCTGCTGGGGCGGCATGTCGCGCGGGATCAGCGCCACCCCCGCCAGGATCGAGTCCACGCTGAAGGCCAGGTCGGTCAGGTTGAGCAGCACGACGGTCGCCCAGAAGCCCCGGCCCCTGGTGCCGCCCACGCCCCCGGCGTCCCCGTGGCCCTTTTTGACGAAGTGGCTGAGGGCGAGGTAGGCGAGGTACAGGGCCCCGAAGGCGCGCAGCCACCAGTATTCCAGCACGTACGAGGCGAGCAGCACGCCCAGGATGCGCAGCACGACCGCGCCGCCGATGCCGTAGGCGAGCGCCTTGCGCTGGAGGTCGGTGGCGAGGTGGCGCACCATCACCGCCAGAACGAGGGCGTTGTCCGCCGAGAGCAGGCCCTCCAGCAGGACGAGGGTGCCGAGGATCGCCCAGGTCTCGGCGTTGAGGGGGGGCATTTCGAGTCCGAACATAATCAGGGCAGTCTACCCGCCCGCCCCGGCCGGGATGGGGCGCACGGAACACACGGAATGCAAAGCGGCCCTCAGCGCAGAATCTGCCCCGCCCCGTCGAGCGCCGGGTAGGGCTCGCCCCGCTCGCGGAGGCCGGGGGCGAGGTCGGGGTAGGCCCACTCGAAGGCGAGGCGGCCCAGCTCCTCCGGAGAAAGCTGCGGCGCGTCGTACATCCCCGCCACGAGGCGCTGGCGCTGGGCCTCGAAGAGGATGGTGGCGGCGGCGACCGAGACGTTGAGGCTCTGCACCATGCCGAACATGGGGATGACGATGTTCGCGTCGGCGAGCCCCGCCGCCTCGTCGGACACCCCCCACTTCTCGGCCCCGAGGAGCACGCAGGTCGGGCGGGTGTAGTCGGGCTCGCGGTAGTCGAGGCTGCGCTGCGAGAGGTGGGTGGCGAGGACCTGCACGCCCTGCGCCTGCAACTCGCGCACGGCGCTCACGGCGTCCGCGTGCTTGCGGACCGCCACCCACTTGTGGGCGCTGCCGCTCGTGGCGTCGAAGGTGGGCAGGGCCCCGCCCTTCGGGGGGACGGCGTGGGCGGTGAGCACCCCCACCGCGTCGCAGGTGCGCAGGATGGCGCTGAAGTTGTGAGGCTTGTGCACCTCGTCCATCAGCACGCCCAGGGTGGGCTGGCGTCTGCTCAGGACGCGGCGAATCTTCTCGTACCGCTCGGGGGTCATCAGGGGGCAGGGTAGCGCAGGGATGGGAAGGCACAGACGACGGCAGCCTCAATCCTGCCGGGGCGGGGCCTCAGCATCCGTCAGGTTGCGCGTGCTAGCACTACCCCTATGAGGCTCGCCCTGCTCCTCCTCGCCGCCCTACTGCTTTGCCCCGCCCTCGCCGCCCCGGGCGCGGGGGACGTGGAGCGGGCCACCACGCGCGTCGCTCAGGCCCTCGACGGGGTGTTGCGCAACTGCCCGGCGAGCTTCGCCCGCATCGGCACCCCCGACAAGAAGTGCGTGGGGGCGGGCGGCACCGTCGAGGGCGTGCGGGTGCGGCTCGGCTCGGCCCTGGGCGCCGACCTCTACGGCGTGTGGCGCAGCCGCGACGAGCAGCGCAGCGTCTACAACTGGCTGCGGACGCCCGGCGGCTACGTCTACGTGCGCGTCCAGCCCGACCCCGACGGCCGCGCGCAGACCCTGGTGTATCTCGACCTGCCCCCCAACAGCGGGGCCGACACGGGCAACGGGAATGCGGGCTCGGTGACGCCATCTCTCGCCCCCCAGGCGGGCGTGAGCGTGCAGCGTCCTCCCCCGGCCGCCCCCACCACCCCGGCGAGGCCCGCGTCCCAGGTGACCCCCCAGCCCACCACGCCCGCCGCCCCGGCCCGCACCCCCCCGCCGCCGCAGGCGTCCGCCCCGGCCAGCTCCGCCGGGACCCTCGCGCCCGTGCCCTTCCGGCGGACGCTGCAACTGCAAGCCCAGCGGCAAAACGGCGCGGATGTCGCGGCCGTGCAAAACCGCCTGATCGCCCTCACGCGCCCCAGCGGCGGCGGTCGCGGCGACGGCTGGTACGGCCCGGTCACCGCCGCCACCGTGCGCGCCTTCCAGGGCTCCAACGGGCTGCCCGTCACGGGCCGGGTGGACGGGGCGACCTGGAACCTCCTTTTCAGCGAGGCCGCCCGGACCTTTCCTGCGAGCGCGATCCGCTAGAACCCATCCGGCCGGAGAAGGCCCCAGCCCAGGACGACCGGGTGGGGCTTTTTCCTGCGGCCTGCGCCTCACCCTCCGCGGGCCTCTCCGGAAACCCTGGGAACGCGGGTCAGCAGGGGGTACCCTGGGGGCATGGAAAAACTCCGGGGCCGGATCGTGGTGGGGGACGTGAGACACGAGCAGCAGCACTTCATCGTCATCGCGGGCAGCGTGACGGGGGAGGATCTCGCGGCCCTGCGCCGCGCCGCCGCCGGGGACGGGCAGGTGCTCCTGAACACCGAGTATGGCCCCTGGCCCTTCCGCATCACGCAGGCGGACCCGGCGGCGGGCTCCTTCCACCTGACCAGCCTGCCGCCGGGCGCTGTTCGCTAGCCTCCTGAAAGAGCGACGGGCCCCGACAGCTTCGTCGGGGCCCGTGTGCTCACGCTGTTCCTCACTCCTGCCGGGTTTCGGTGGGCAGATCGGGGCCCTGCGCGTCGTCGCCCTTGACGTGCCCGAACACAAAGTCGTCGGAGGGTTCGGCCCCGGCGACCTCTCGGGCCCCGCGACCGGGACGTGCGTTCAGTTCGGCCATCTCCTGCTGGCTCAGGTCGCTGGCGTCGGCGGCGGGCACATCCCCGACGTCCGCGTGCTGCTTTTGCTCGTTCGGTCCATCGCCCGTCATGTTGACCTCCGGGAGGGGTGACTGCGCTCAGCCCTTGCCGTTGCCCTTGCTGTCGCCGCTGCCTTTCCCGCCCCCTCCGGCGCCGCTCTGGCTGCCGTTGCGCCGCCCGTCGCCGCTTTTCTCGTCGGCGCTTCCCTTGTTGGCGCCCGGGTTGCGGCTGTGGTCGCGGTCGCCCTGGTTGTAGTTGTCCTTGTGGCTCATGTCGGCATGGTGCGCCGCCGCGACGTGCGGCGGGTGAGCGGGGCCTCAAGGTTCGGAACGAGAGGGGACGAGGAACCGAAGCGGCTCCCGACCGTTACCCTGACCGGGGAGGTGCGGCATGGAGAACGAGACGACCACGCGGGGCCGCCAGCCCGGAGGAAGGATGAGGGGGCTCTTGCTCCCGGCGCTGCTGGCGTCCTGTGCGCCCCGGTATCAGCCCCCGGTGACCTACGTGGCCTCGCAGGCGCAGGTGCTGGCGACGGTCGCCCAGACCGTGGCGGCGGACCGGCGGGCGCCGGGAGGCTGGAACATCGTGGAGCGCGACGAGGGCTACCTGAAGGCGGAGGCCCGCGACCCCCGGGTGGTCCCGTCGGGCCCGAACGCGGGCGTTCCGGAGGGGATGACCGTCATGGTGGCGGTGGCCGGGGACAGCACCCTCGCCACGGTGGCGATCAGCACCAGCCCGGCGGCGGCCTACATGCGGCAAAAGCTCACGGCGGCCCTGGACGCGAGGTTCAAACGGCAGTGACACCCCGGCCCACACCGGAGG is a window from the Deinococcus aestuarii genome containing:
- a CDS encoding 2,3-bisphosphoglycerate-independent phosphoglycerate mutase, producing MSDLIDTIRPLAKKTDSKILMVVLDGVGGLPLTVNGESELASARTPNLDALAAQAQLGLVELVGAGITPGSGPGHLSLFGYDPLKYVVGRGALSAVGIGVRLNAGDVAVRGNFATLGANRVIEDRRAGRPSNEKNAEIVAKLREAIPEINGTPVEVYTESEHRFVVVFRSRGLDEAGQGLGANISDVDPQVTGVQPMLAVAADTTSAPTADLVNAFVQRAEAVLQGEPQVNGVLFRGYSDVPHFPSFANIYGLRAACIASYPMYRGLASLVGMDILPVEGEEDALEGKVAALTENWAKYDFFYWHVKKTDSTGEDGDFAEKVHKIELFDELLPDLLALKPDVICVVGDHSTPSKLRSHSWHPVPLLIHSDYGRKDLAARYTEEEAQRGSLGLRRGTDLMPLLMANALKLQKYGA
- a CDS encoding TerC family protein; this encodes MFGLEMPPLNAETWAILGTLVLLEGLLSADNALVLAVMVRHLATDLQRKALAYGIGGAVVLRILGVLLASYVLEYWWLRAFGALYLAYLALSHFVKKGHGDAGGVGGTRGRGFWATVVLLNLTDLAFSVDSILAGVALIPRDMPPQQGLTIVVIGGIIGLILMRFAATIFLKVLNRYPAMDNVAYALVGWIAVKLGIETLEAAHEVFPAVPTFHLPQTLFWTVMAAIAVIGTFLATRKPAMSEAQAEAEAHREGVDLLETDEQLKQG
- the trmH gene encoding tRNA (guanosine(18)-2'-O)-methyltransferase TrmH; the encoded protein is MTPERYEKIRRVLSRRQPTLGVLMDEVHKPHNFSAILRTCDAVGVLTAHAVPPKGGALPTFDATSGSAHKWVAVRKHADAVSAVRELQAQGVQVLATHLSQRSLDYREPDYTRPTCVLLGAEKWGVSDEAAGLADANIVIPMFGMVQSLNVSVAAATILFEAQRQRLVAGMYDAPQLSPEELGRLAFEWAYPDLAPGLRERGEPYPALDGAGQILR
- a CDS encoding peptidoglycan-binding domain-containing protein, with the translated sequence MRLALLLLAALLLCPALAAPGAGDVERATTRVAQALDGVLRNCPASFARIGTPDKKCVGAGGTVEGVRVRLGSALGADLYGVWRSRDEQRSVYNWLRTPGGYVYVRVQPDPDGRAQTLVYLDLPPNSGADTGNGNAGSVTPSLAPQAGVSVQRPPPAAPTTPARPASQVTPQPTTPAAPARTPPPPQASAPASSAGTLAPVPFRRTLQLQAQRQNGADVAAVQNRLIALTRPSGGGRGDGWYGPVTAATVRAFQGSNGLPVTGRVDGATWNLLFSEAARTFPASAIR